Genomic DNA from Gimesia aquarii:
TGAAGATATTTCATCGACCTTGAAAGAAAGGTACTGATTGAAATTTCGGCTTGTACCACACCCCCTACAAGAGCTGTGGCAGCTTGAATGCAAATAGCTTGCCTCTTGAGCAGAATTCGGTGGCTTGAGAGCATTGTAAAAGAAATCGGTCTCGATAAAAATGAATCCACCTCTTAAGAGAAATGTTTAATGAGGCAAGATTCGATTTTCTGTACTTGCCCATTTTTGTTCTCTCTAGATTCAGAATCTCATATAGAGAACCATATTTTTGGTAATCCAGAATTAATAAACAACCGCTTGACTTAGTGTATTATACACACTATTATATTTGCAATTCTTAATGTGTCTTAAAAGATCTTGGTGAGTCAAGCTGGAATAGTAAAATGGATACATTTGATTTGAAAAATAGAAAAAGCACTACAAAACCATCGAGTACTAGTGTTGTCTCACGGTTTCATGTAACCGTACTCTCTAATTTTGCACGTGGTTACGATAAATATAGCCAAGAATATTCTAAGTCACGTATCGCTGAGAGTACGTTTCGAGACAAGTTCCATTTGCTTGAATTCGATGACTTATCAATTGGAATTGAGAAAAACTACAAGCTGTTGGCAAAACTCGATTTGCCGAATAATGAACTGGTTGTCATGGAGACAAGAGTCTTAGAGGAGGAATTGTTCGTCACTGAACTTACAGGTCTGGGACAATATGTCAAAAATAGCGGCATTCGCATCCATCGTGTGTATCTCCTTAATGAAGATGGCTCACTGAGAGAATTCTCAGTAGAGGAGTTGATGGCACGTTCATTGATGGTGCTTCAAAACGAACTGATGACCTATAATCAACTCACACCAAGGTCAATTTCTGTGCTACCCGTTGCAATTGGATGCCAGGCGAAATGTTCCTTTTGTTTTTCCAAGTCGTCAGCATCCGTTGATCAAGATCTTGGAGTGTTGTCTTTGGAACATATCGAACTCCTGTTTGAAAGAGCTAAAAGACGTGGTGCAGGTCGGGCAGTCATTACTGGCGGAGGAGAACCTACGCTCTACCCTCGCAGGAAATTATTAGATCTCATCCGACTTGCGTCTCAATATTTTCCTGAGAAAATCGTTCTGATTACCAATGGTTATGTCTTAACTGAATTACCGTTTGTTGAGCGCTTACATTTTCTTGAAGAGCTTCAGTCTGCTGGTCTGACCACACTCGCAGTTTCCCATCATCACTGGAATCCCGAAACCAATCGTCAAATCATGAATCTGGATATCGATGTTTCAGGGATTACAGATGTTATAAGTACATTCAAAGATCGCTTTCCGACACTTTCGATACGGTTGATCTGTGTTTTGCAGAAAGGGGGAATTGATAACCTTGTTTCGATCCAACGTTATGTTGACTGGGCAGCTTCATTGAATGTGCAGGAAATCTGTTTTAAAGAATTGTATGTTTCAACCAGTGTCGAGTCAGTATATTATTCTAAGCCAGCTAACGATTGGAGCGAAGCACATCAAATATCCTTGAGCCTTCTTTTGGAGTACCTGCAATCTGAAAATTGGAATCGGATAGAAAAATTGCCGTGGGGGTCGCCGATTTATAAACGTACCATCAAGGGAGTTCCAATGAAAATAGCCGCATATACTGAACCAAGTTTGCTTTGGGAACGAAGTAATGGTCTCTGTCGAAGCTGGAACATTATGGCCGATGGTCGCTGTTTGACTTCATTAGAAGATCGTAGAAGTGAAGTGCTGTTGCCGTGAATTACCAAGAATACAGGGCAGCTAAGGAGTCGTTTCTTGAATCTAATCCTCTGCGCCTTGATTGTATGAACACTCAGAAAGCGCTAAGCGAATTTGTACCTCTGGCTATCACGCCTCGAAAAGAATATACCTTTACCGAAGCAATTTCAGCATGGCAGAACGCCACAAGATTGAATCTTGAGAATAGGCAAGTGATCACAGATTGCGGTATTCGCAGCCTTCTCTCGAATCTGTTTGAGATGTTTAAACTCAATCAAATGACAATCATCTTGCCTAAGGATGTTTACCCAGTTTACGCTCAACTGTTAAAGGAATACCCTTATCAGCAATACCAAACGATTCCTGATTTGAACCTAGAATTTTTAGATGAAAGAAATGATCAAACAGCTGCCATGCTACTCACGTTACCGTTGATGCCATTGGGACGTTATCTTAAGAGGAAAGAAGTCAGTACTATCATGAACTGGTTAGCCACTGATCAATCACGATTGTTGATTATTGATGCGGCATATGCCTTTGAAAAAGATTATCGGATCTATGAGCAATTCATACGTACCGATCAGTGTATATGTCTCTTTTCGTTATCAAAGCCTTGGCTGATGCCGAGCCAGTTTGGGATGGCAGTTGGAGCAAACAAATTAATCGAACTGTATTTTCAACAACAAATCGAATTGACTACTGATTGGGTAGGGACATTCTGTGAACACCTAGCCTTACCTCAAAAACTGCAATCTGTATTTTTTGCTGAGTGGAATCGGTTGAGTGCATCTATTAATGCCTTTCAACCTAATTGGCAACCACCAGAAGTAGGATATTTTTCAACAGTCAATTTTACCTTTGATCAATTATTGAAGGAATATAACGTACTTGGTGTACCCGCGAGTGTTTTTGGCTCTGATTGTTCTGATGTTACTGTAATCTCGTGTCTCTTTGATATTCAATCAATGTTGATGGAATTCTTTAAATGAATCGTGCTCTAGAAAATTGTTTACGCATCTATGAGGATGCAAATTTTTATGACGAGGAGTTCCGCAATAGACAATTCGATATCTCTTTTTTTGTGGAAACTGCACAACAAATCGGATCACCCGTACTTGAATTAGGATGTGGGTCTGGCAGAATCGGAATTCCTATTGCAAATGCGAGCATTGAAATTGATGGAATTGATATCTCTCAACCTATGATCAATAATGGCAGATTACAAGCTAGGGAATCGGCATGTAATAATATGCAGTTTCACTTGGGCAATTTTAGCAATTTTGACTTGAACAAATCTTACAAATTGATTTTTTGTGCTACGAATGCGTTTCAGCACCTTTGGGATGATGAGCAAATCAGCAGCTGTTTTGAGTCTGTTCGAAGAAACTTAGCACCTACGGGAATTTTTCTCATAGACATCTTCAATCCGGATTCGAATAAATTGTTACGAACTTGGGAACAAGTTTATGTTTTTAAAGAAATGAATACTCGAGAACATGGGACTTTAGTTGTATCTGCCCGCAGTGAATTTGATCCGACAAATCAAATTCTTCGTTTTCAATTGGATTATCGACGTAAATTAGATGATGCACAAATCAAAGTCAAAGATATTGAAATGAAGTGCCTCTTTCCGGACGATATTTCCCAATTTTGTACGAAGCATGGATTCAAGATAATTGAAAAGTACGGAAATTACGACCGAACACCGATGACTCCCAACTCTCCTAAGCAAATCATTTTTTGCACACCACATTAGATTAACATCCTTTTTCTAAGATTCTTTACACTGGGACAAGGCACATGAATGAATTTGAACATAATAAAGACCCTGCTCTAGATATAAATGCCCCCCTTATGATCTACCGAATTCTGATCGTCGTGTTAGTTCTTCCTGCGGCAGCTATGGCACAACCGAATCAGCCAAACGTGTTTCGTGCTGGCGCAGCGACGAGTAATATTACACCCTTTCTGGGAACCGACCTGATTGGTGGCTTTCACCCTCGTGGCTCAGTTCATATCCATGATGAACTGCATGCGCGGTGCCTTGTCCTTGATGATGGGAAGACACAACTGGCGATAGTCATCATTGATAATGTCAAATTTCCCACCGAACTCCACAACCCGACGAAGAAACGCATCCAGCAGACAACGGGCCTCGCTCCCGAAAATGTGTTGATTGCGGCCACACATACGCACTCAGCACCGAGCCTGCGGGGGACCAGCTATCTCAAGCTCAACGAACCACTGGATGACTACCAGAAATTTGTCATTCGCCGCATTACAGATGGTGTGCAGCGGGCGTTTCATAATCTGGAACCGGCCCGCATCGGCTGGGGCAAAGGGAAAGTGCCTCAGCATGTGTTTAACCGCCGCTGGCTTCTGAAAGATCGGCAGACGGGTTCCAGTCCGTTTGGTGAGGTAGAGCTTGCTGTCATGAATCCCGGCGGCTATCTGAAAGTCCTCGACAAGCCAGCGGGCCCTGTCAATCCCACAGTCTATGTGCTGTCTGTTGAATCAACTTCGGGTCGTCCGATTACCCTCCTGGCCAACTACTGGCTCCACTATGTCGGTGGCGTCGGCAAGGGGCATATTTCAGCGGATTACTTTGGCATGTTTGCCCGACAGCTCGCGCAGCTGCATTCAGAACCAAATCAAGATCCCCCGTTTGTCGGCATCCTCAGCAATGGTGCCAGCGGCGATGTGAATAATAATGACTATGCAAATTACAACAAGCCTGGCCGTAAACGCTACGCGCGTTATGAAAAAATGCGCGAGGTAGCAAACGACGTCGCCCGGGAAGTGCTTCGCGTCGAAAAATCCATTTCATATCAGAACTGGGTTCCCTTAGATGCGGCCGCAGAGAGGGTGACTCTGAAGCGTCGCCGTCCCACAGAGGCGCAGGTGCGGCGCGCAAAGGAATTGCTCAAGAAGGCCACTCCTGAAGCCCAACAGGATCGTCAGTTCTCACGACGCGTTACCTTTGCCCGCCGGGCCATTGAAGCCTCAGAATGGCCGGAAACGGAAGACGCTTTCGTCCAGGTTTTACGCATTGGTGATCTGTGCCTGGCCGCACTCCCCTTTGAAGTGTTTGTCGAAATCGGTTTTGACATTCAAAAGCAAAGCCCCTTCAAAGAGACATTCGTATTTGGCCTCGCCAACGGAGATCTCGGCTATTTACCATCGCCGCGCCAGCATGAACTGGGCGGATATGAAACGTGGCTCACCGTCTCACACGCCGAGGTCGGTGCCTCACCGAAACTGGTCAAGAAGCTGATCGAACTATCGCGTCGCATTCATCCTGATTCAATGAAGAAGTAGTGTTCTAAAAGTAGTGTTGTTTCTGCCTGCGGAGTACCACTATATCAAACTCAATGAATGGCTCGACGACTACCGTAATTTGTCATTCGACGGCCTAAGATCAGGTGCGCAATCTGTGGACACAGTTGCAGTCGCAATACGAGGCAGATACACTCTACACGACCTTAAGTGAATGACTGTGCCTTGGGTCTTCATTCTCAGCACGTCAGAAAGTACCCTCGATTTCGTGCACGCGTTGCCCGCTACGAAACAGGAGTCGACGATGATCCAAAACGAGATCGACGAAGCTGCTCAAGAAACTCTCAAAATCTTTCGGGAAT
This window encodes:
- a CDS encoding neutral/alkaline non-lysosomal ceramidase N-terminal domain-containing protein → MNEFEHNKDPALDINAPLMIYRILIVVLVLPAAAMAQPNQPNVFRAGAATSNITPFLGTDLIGGFHPRGSVHIHDELHARCLVLDDGKTQLAIVIIDNVKFPTELHNPTKKRIQQTTGLAPENVLIAATHTHSAPSLRGTSYLKLNEPLDDYQKFVIRRITDGVQRAFHNLEPARIGWGKGKVPQHVFNRRWLLKDRQTGSSPFGEVELAVMNPGGYLKVLDKPAGPVNPTVYVLSVESTSGRPITLLANYWLHYVGGVGKGHISADYFGMFARQLAQLHSEPNQDPPFVGILSNGASGDVNNNDYANYNKPGRKRYARYEKMREVANDVAREVLRVEKSISYQNWVPLDAAAERVTLKRRRPTEAQVRRAKELLKKATPEAQQDRQFSRRVTFARRAIEASEWPETEDAFVQVLRIGDLCLAALPFEVFVEIGFDIQKQSPFKETFVFGLANGDLGYLPSPRQHELGGYETWLTVSHAEVGASPKLVKKLIELSRRIHPDSMKK
- a CDS encoding aminotransferase class I/II-fold pyridoxal phosphate-dependent enzyme, coding for MNYQEYRAAKESFLESNPLRLDCMNTQKALSEFVPLAITPRKEYTFTEAISAWQNATRLNLENRQVITDCGIRSLLSNLFEMFKLNQMTIILPKDVYPVYAQLLKEYPYQQYQTIPDLNLEFLDERNDQTAAMLLTLPLMPLGRYLKRKEVSTIMNWLATDQSRLLIIDAAYAFEKDYRIYEQFIRTDQCICLFSLSKPWLMPSQFGMAVGANKLIELYFQQQIELTTDWVGTFCEHLALPQKLQSVFFAEWNRLSASINAFQPNWQPPEVGYFSTVNFTFDQLLKEYNVLGVPASVFGSDCSDVTVISCLFDIQSMLMEFFK
- a CDS encoding radical SAM protein, whose amino-acid sequence is MDTFDLKNRKSTTKPSSTSVVSRFHVTVLSNFARGYDKYSQEYSKSRIAESTFRDKFHLLEFDDLSIGIEKNYKLLAKLDLPNNELVVMETRVLEEELFVTELTGLGQYVKNSGIRIHRVYLLNEDGSLREFSVEELMARSLMVLQNELMTYNQLTPRSISVLPVAIGCQAKCSFCFSKSSASVDQDLGVLSLEHIELLFERAKRRGAGRAVITGGGEPTLYPRRKLLDLIRLASQYFPEKIVLITNGYVLTELPFVERLHFLEELQSAGLTTLAVSHHHWNPETNRQIMNLDIDVSGITDVISTFKDRFPTLSIRLICVLQKGGIDNLVSIQRYVDWAASLNVQEICFKELYVSTSVESVYYSKPANDWSEAHQISLSLLLEYLQSENWNRIEKLPWGSPIYKRTIKGVPMKIAAYTEPSLLWERSNGLCRSWNIMADGRCLTSLEDRRSEVLLP
- a CDS encoding class I SAM-dependent methyltransferase yields the protein MNRALENCLRIYEDANFYDEEFRNRQFDISFFVETAQQIGSPVLELGCGSGRIGIPIANASIEIDGIDISQPMINNGRLQARESACNNMQFHLGNFSNFDLNKSYKLIFCATNAFQHLWDDEQISSCFESVRRNLAPTGIFLIDIFNPDSNKLLRTWEQVYVFKEMNTREHGTLVVSARSEFDPTNQILRFQLDYRRKLDDAQIKVKDIEMKCLFPDDISQFCTKHGFKIIEKYGNYDRTPMTPNSPKQIIFCTPH